In the genome of Polaribacter atrinae, one region contains:
- a CDS encoding acyl-ACP desaturase — protein sequence MSIHNVRKEVMLTLEKSMDRFMEKYLIPAEKIWQPTDFLPNSQKDSFITEVEEIRELSKELHDDFWVVLVGDTITEEALPTYESWLLDLDGVSQDPDNSWAKWVRTWTAEENRHGDVLNKYLYLSGRVNMREVEISTQHLIADGFDIGTSTDPYKNFVYTSFQELATYVSHNNVAKIARKKGHKALAKMSKIIAGDEMRHHKAYTEFVKEIFKIDPSEMMLAFHHMMKYKIVMPAMHLRQSFETKGSLFDDFSIVAQRVGVYTGFDYVDILRKLNEAWEIDKITNLTPEAEKARDYLMKLPDRMQRITERIVVPQTDFKFKWMLNPS from the coding sequence ATGTCTATACATAACGTAAGAAAAGAAGTGATGCTAACTTTAGAAAAAAGTATGGATCGTTTCATGGAAAAATATTTAATCCCTGCAGAAAAAATCTGGCAGCCAACAGATTTTTTACCTAATTCTCAAAAAGATTCTTTTATTACTGAAGTAGAGGAAATTAGAGAATTATCTAAAGAATTGCATGACGATTTTTGGGTTGTTCTAGTAGGAGATACTATTACAGAAGAAGCATTACCAACATACGAATCTTGGTTATTAGATTTAGACGGAGTTTCTCAAGACCCAGATAATAGTTGGGCAAAATGGGTAAGAACCTGGACAGCAGAAGAAAACAGACATGGAGATGTTTTAAACAAATACTTGTATTTATCTGGACGTGTAAATATGCGTGAAGTAGAAATTTCTACACAACATTTAATTGCAGATGGTTTTGATATTGGTACTTCTACAGATCCATATAAAAACTTTGTGTACACAAGTTTCCAAGAATTAGCAACCTACGTTTCTCATAACAATGTAGCTAAAATTGCACGTAAAAAAGGACACAAAGCTTTGGCTAAAATGTCTAAAATTATTGCAGGAGATGAAATGCGTCATCATAAAGCATATACAGAATTTGTAAAAGAAATCTTTAAAATAGACCCGAGTGAAATGATGTTGGCTTTTCATCACATGATGAAATATAAAATTGTAATGCCAGCAATGCATTTAAGACAGTCTTTTGAAACAAAAGGTAGTTTATTTGATGATTTTTCTATCGTTGCGCAAAGAGTAGGTGTTTATACAGGCTTCGATTATGTAGATATCTTAAGAAAGTTAAATGAAGCTTGGGAAATTGATAAAATTACAAATCTTACGCCAGAAGCAGAAAAAGCAAGAGATTATTTAATGAAATTACCAGACAGAATGCAGCGAATTACAGAAAGAATTGTAGTTCCACAAACAGATTTTAAATTTAAATGGATGTTGAATCCTAGTTAG
- a CDS encoding nitrilase family protein produces MKNELNIVGIQADLVWETPDKNLAFFEEKINALSKNVDLVVLPEMFTSGFTMHPEKVAENMDGNTVSWMQKMAVENDIAICGSLVIYERPFDCAQGDKKYYNRLVFVHPSAKIETYNKRHSFTLAGEDKIYTSGTEKLIVNYKGWKICPLICYDLRFPIWARNAENYDLLIFMANWPVTRIKAWDTLLKARAIENMSYVIGVNRTGKDANSYVYSGNSLVVDFLGEELSFLQNNEIGNITATLLKTDQDRIRKKMGFLNDMDTFSIDS; encoded by the coding sequence ATGAAAAACGAATTAAACATTGTTGGTATTCAGGCTGATTTAGTTTGGGAAACCCCAGACAAAAACCTTGCTTTTTTTGAAGAAAAAATAAATGCACTTTCTAAGAATGTAGATCTTGTGGTATTACCAGAAATGTTTACTTCTGGTTTTACGATGCACCCCGAAAAAGTTGCAGAAAACATGGATGGAAACACTGTTTCTTGGATGCAAAAAATGGCGGTAGAAAACGATATAGCCATTTGTGGTAGCTTAGTGATATACGAAAGACCTTTCGACTGCGCTCAAGGTGACAAAAAATATTACAATCGTCTGGTTTTTGTACATCCTTCTGCAAAAATTGAAACCTATAACAAACGACATTCTTTTACCTTAGCAGGAGAAGATAAAATATATACTTCTGGAACAGAAAAACTAATTGTAAATTATAAAGGATGGAAAATTTGTCCGTTAATTTGTTATGATTTACGTTTTCCTATTTGGGCTAGAAATGCAGAAAATTATGATCTTTTAATTTTTATGGCAAATTGGCCTGTTACTCGAATTAAAGCTTGGGATACACTTTTAAAAGCGCGTGCAATAGAAAATATGAGTTATGTTATTGGTGTAAACAGAACTGGTAAAGATGCTAACAGTTATGTGTATTCTGGAAATTCTTTAGTAGTTGATTTTTTAGGTGAAGAACTTTCTTTCTTACAAAACAATGAAATTGGAAATATAACTGCAACTTTACTTAAAACAGATCAAGATCGTATTCGAAAAAAAATGGGTTTTTTAAATGATATGGATACTTTTAGTATTGATTCATAA
- a CDS encoding MATE family efflux transporter, protein MSTNITLKKINKLAIPALIAGIAEPLLSITDTAIIGNISENATESLAAVGIVGAFISMLIWVFGQIRSAISSIVSQYVGANKLDEVKGLPAQAIAIVVLGSLIILAISYPFAKQIFQFYNASGTVLEYCVTYFKIRIFGFPFSLFVFAVFGIFRGLQNTYYPMIIAIIGALLNVFLDIILVYGIEGYIPAMNIEGAAYASVIAQITMAIIALVMLIKKTPISLKIGLPFHNEVPRLLGMIGNLFIRTIALNTALYFATSYATDYGKEYIAAYTIGINIWLLGAFMVDGYSSAGNILSGKFLGAKDYSSLVTLSNKLLKYGLATGVVIGLIGFVFYNFIGQIFTKDPAVLEQFYHVFWIVLVTQPISAITFIFDGMFKGMGEMKYLRNLLILSTGLVFIPTLLVFDYFDLKLVAIWIAFTLWMVARGLPLIIRFRNKFIPLAEHN, encoded by the coding sequence TTGAGCACAAATATTACTTTAAAGAAGATTAATAAGTTAGCAATTCCTGCTTTAATTGCAGGTATTGCAGAACCACTGTTATCTATTACAGACACGGCAATTATTGGAAATATATCTGAAAATGCAACAGAAAGTTTAGCCGCTGTTGGTATTGTAGGCGCATTTATTTCTATGTTAATTTGGGTTTTCGGACAAATTAGAAGCGCCATTTCTTCTATTGTTTCGCAATATGTAGGCGCTAACAAATTAGACGAAGTAAAAGGGCTACCAGCACAAGCAATTGCTATTGTAGTTCTTGGTAGTTTAATAATATTGGCAATTTCGTATCCGTTTGCAAAACAAATTTTTCAATTTTATAATGCATCCGGAACCGTTTTAGAATATTGTGTTACTTACTTTAAAATACGAATTTTCGGATTTCCATTTTCGCTTTTTGTATTTGCCGTTTTTGGAATTTTTAGAGGTTTACAAAACACTTATTATCCTATGATCATTGCAATTATAGGTGCTTTGTTAAATGTTTTTTTAGATATTATACTCGTATATGGAATTGAGGGTTACATACCAGCCATGAATATAGAAGGAGCTGCGTATGCAAGTGTTATTGCACAAATTACCATGGCAATTATCGCATTGGTTATGTTGATAAAAAAAACACCTATTTCTTTAAAAATAGGGTTGCCCTTTCATAATGAAGTTCCTCGATTGTTAGGAATGATAGGAAACCTTTTTATAAGAACAATTGCTTTAAACACCGCTTTATATTTTGCAACTTCCTATGCAACAGATTACGGTAAAGAATATATTGCAGCCTATACAATTGGTATTAATATTTGGTTACTTGGTGCATTTATGGTAGATGGCTATTCTAGTGCAGGAAATATATTGTCAGGAAAATTTTTAGGAGCAAAAGATTATAGTTCTTTGGTAACACTAAGTAATAAGCTTTTAAAATATGGTTTGGCAACGGGAGTAGTGATTGGTTTGATTGGTTTTGTTTTTTATAATTTTATTGGTCAAATTTTCACAAAAGACCCAGCTGTTTTAGAACAGTTTTATCATGTTTTTTGGATTGTTTTAGTAACGCAACCTATTAGTGCTATTACTTTTATTTTTGATGGAATGTTTAAAGGAATGGGAGAAATGAAATATCTTAGAAATCTTTTAATTCTTTCTACAGGATTGGTTTTTATACCTACATTATTAGTTTTTGATTATTTCGATTTAAAACTAGTTGCAATTTGGATTGCATTCACTCTTTGGATGGTTGCGAGAGGATTGCCATTAATTATTAGGTTTAGAAATAAGTTTATACCGTTGGCAGAACATAATTAG
- a CDS encoding enoyl-CoA hydratase/isomerase family protein, producing MSTTRQNGSLYTNIQNKIATIEFGHPASNSFPSELLDRLTKELISVGKNEEVSIIILKSEGEKAFCAGASFDELVAISSLEDGKQFFSGFANVLNAMRTCGKLIIGRVQGKTVGGGVGLAAACDYVLATESAAIKLSEFTIGIGPFVIEPAVTRKIGVSGTAELTLDATSWKNAYWAKENGLYAKVFESQSELDKEVELLSEKLASYNPVALLEMKKALWQGTENWTDLLAERAAVSGELVLSEFTKQALSKFKK from the coding sequence ATGAGCACTACAAGACAAAACGGAAGTTTATATACCAACATTCAAAATAAGATTGCAACGATAGAGTTTGGACATCCTGCAAGTAATTCTTTTCCTAGTGAATTGTTAGACAGATTAACCAAAGAGTTGATTTCTGTAGGGAAAAATGAAGAAGTTTCTATTATTATTTTAAAGTCTGAAGGAGAAAAAGCATTTTGTGCGGGTGCTTCTTTTGATGAGTTAGTGGCTATTTCTAGCTTAGAAGATGGAAAACAGTTTTTCTCAGGTTTTGCAAACGTACTAAATGCCATGAGAACTTGTGGTAAATTAATTATTGGTCGTGTTCAAGGAAAAACAGTTGGTGGTGGAGTAGGTTTGGCCGCAGCGTGCGATTATGTTTTGGCAACCGAAAGTGCAGCTATAAAATTATCTGAATTTACCATAGGAATAGGGCCTTTTGTAATTGAGCCTGCAGTAACTCGTAAAATAGGCGTTTCTGGAACAGCGGAATTAACGTTAGATGCAACTAGTTGGAAAAACGCATATTGGGCAAAAGAAAATGGGTTGTATGCTAAGGTTTTTGAATCTCAAAGTGAATTAGATAAAGAGGTGGAATTATTGTCAGAAAAACTGGCTTCTTACAATCCTGTAGCTTTATTAGAAATGAAAAAAGCATTGTGGCAAGGAACTGAAAATTGGACTGATTTACTAGCCGAAAGAGCTGCTGTTTCTGGTGAGTTAGTTTTATCAGAATTTACAAAACAAGCATTGTCAAAATTTAAAAAATAA
- a CDS encoding PD-(D/E)XK nuclease family protein, whose product MQSFISTTIETILKTTESFEDVIFVLPSQRAKVFVKQTFKDKITVGFLPEIINVEQFINKISGIEKADSIQLLFHFYTIYKGIEKEPVTFDVFASWAFTVIQDFNEIDQHLIETKDIFHYLRDIQRLKKWSVEGEFQETELMKDHYLFLEKLNTYYNAFYQFLKENNIGYQGLIYRESCEKIDSFLEKNTHKKFFFIGFNALNAAEELLFQKVLESGNSEIYWDIDEVFFKSNHQAGKFIRRYKKEWRYYEKNDIKTLGDTFSAPKNIEVIGASKNTTQIKYAGEILEKITDFKNTALVLADETLLPITLNSLPKNINAINITMGYPLKDVPTTNLLFSIFQLFVSQDKLQKTIVNEFYYKDVIRFLKHQSIYRLIPEIDAFSDNIAKHNQTFINQNDIHKLLENSEEALKQVLVSIFSSYASVDEFIDRILNLIDYLKEDISDLEKEYLFRFYTTFTQLKTLQNEFKYFPDLKTLALFFRQLISSESLSFQGEPLRGLQLMGMLETRVLDFENIILVSTDEGVLPASSQQNSFIPFDVKVEFGLPTYREKDAIFSYHFFRLMQRAKNVFIIYNTEHDVLGSGEKSRFVTQLEMMRTDVIQKTVAPKVVNQKIALKEIKKDETVLEKLQELAVKGISPSALTNYLYNPISFYKQKIIKLKEFEDVEETVAYNTLGTVVHETLDELYTPYVEQFLQVEDIDLMQKKSKDLVVKHFKEAFKNGDISTGRNRLIFEVANRFVNNFLAQEKELLKDKNNQLKILATEENLSAEIEIEGIDFPIKIHGQVDRVDELNGVLRIIDYKTGMVSSGDLRVVEFDKLREKEQHKAIQVLLYAYLYTKSKKYNFNKPLEGGIYSFKNLNSGFLSINFSSNYRKPDVEITEDKLEEFIVEIKTYIKEMYTLDIDFIEPADLKY is encoded by the coding sequence ATGCAATCTTTTATTTCTACTACAATAGAGACTATTTTAAAAACAACAGAATCTTTTGAAGATGTGATCTTTGTACTTCCGTCTCAAAGAGCAAAAGTCTTTGTGAAACAAACCTTTAAAGATAAAATTACTGTTGGTTTTCTGCCAGAAATTATAAATGTAGAGCAGTTTATCAACAAAATTTCAGGAATAGAGAAAGCAGATAGCATTCAATTATTATTTCATTTTTACACTATTTACAAAGGTATAGAGAAAGAACCCGTAACTTTTGATGTCTTTGCATCTTGGGCTTTTACGGTTATTCAAGACTTTAATGAGATAGATCAACACTTAATAGAAACAAAGGATATCTTTCATTATTTAAGAGATATTCAGCGTTTAAAAAAGTGGTCTGTAGAAGGAGAGTTTCAAGAAACAGAATTGATGAAAGATCATTATTTGTTTCTAGAAAAGTTAAACACGTATTACAACGCTTTTTATCAATTCTTAAAAGAAAACAACATAGGATATCAAGGTTTAATTTATAGAGAATCTTGTGAAAAAATAGACTCATTTTTAGAAAAAAATACTCATAAAAAATTCTTTTTTATCGGTTTTAACGCCTTAAACGCAGCTGAAGAATTATTGTTTCAAAAAGTTTTAGAAAGTGGTAATTCAGAAATTTATTGGGATATTGATGAAGTCTTTTTTAAATCGAATCATCAAGCAGGTAAATTTATTAGAAGGTATAAAAAGGAATGGAGATATTATGAGAAAAATGACATCAAAACTTTAGGAGATACGTTTTCTGCACCTAAAAATATTGAAGTTATTGGAGCTTCTAAAAACACCACTCAAATTAAATATGCAGGTGAAATTTTAGAAAAAATCACAGATTTTAAAAATACTGCATTGGTTTTAGCTGATGAAACCTTATTGCCAATTACGTTAAATTCTTTGCCTAAAAACATCAATGCAATTAATATTACCATGGGATATCCGTTAAAAGATGTGCCTACAACGAATTTGCTATTTTCTATATTTCAACTGTTTGTTTCTCAAGATAAATTGCAGAAAACAATCGTAAATGAGTTCTATTATAAAGATGTAATTCGGTTTTTAAAGCATCAATCTATTTACAGATTAATTCCAGAAATAGATGCGTTTTCAGACAATATAGCAAAGCATAACCAGACATTTATCAATCAAAATGATATTCATAAATTATTAGAAAATTCAGAAGAAGCTTTAAAACAAGTATTGGTTTCAATATTTAGTTCTTATGCTTCTGTAGATGAATTTATAGACAGAATTTTAAACCTAATAGATTATTTAAAAGAAGATATTAGCGATTTAGAAAAAGAATATTTATTTAGATTTTATACCACATTTACGCAGTTAAAAACCTTACAAAATGAGTTTAAATACTTCCCAGATTTAAAAACATTAGCACTCTTTTTTAGACAATTAATTTCTTCAGAAAGTTTATCATTTCAAGGAGAACCATTAAGAGGTTTACAGTTAATGGGAATGTTAGAAACACGTGTTTTAGATTTTGAAAACATTATTTTAGTTTCTACAGACGAAGGCGTTTTACCCGCTAGTAGTCAACAAAATTCTTTTATTCCTTTTGATGTTAAGGTAGAATTTGGTTTGCCAACTTATAGAGAAAAAGATGCTATTTTTTCGTATCACTTTTTTAGATTAATGCAAAGAGCAAAAAATGTTTTTATTATTTATAATACAGAACACGATGTTTTAGGTAGTGGAGAAAAAAGTAGGTTTGTTACGCAATTAGAAATGATGCGAACAGATGTTATTCAAAAAACCGTTGCTCCAAAAGTAGTGAACCAAAAAATTGCACTGAAAGAAATTAAAAAGGACGAAACCGTTTTAGAAAAGCTACAAGAATTGGCTGTAAAAGGAATTTCTCCTTCGGCTTTAACCAATTATTTATACAATCCAATTTCGTTTTACAAACAAAAAATCATCAAATTAAAAGAGTTTGAAGATGTAGAAGAAACTGTTGCTTATAATACCTTAGGAACAGTTGTTCACGAGACGTTAGATGAATTGTATACACCATATGTAGAGCAGTTTTTACAAGTTGAAGATATTGATCTGATGCAAAAAAAATCGAAAGATTTAGTAGTAAAACATTTTAAAGAAGCATTTAAAAACGGAGATATTTCTACAGGTAGAAATCGTTTAATTTTTGAAGTAGCCAACCGATTTGTCAATAATTTCTTAGCACAAGAAAAAGAGTTGTTAAAAGATAAAAACAATCAATTAAAGATTCTTGCAACGGAAGAAAATTTATCCGCAGAGATAGAAATTGAAGGCATTGATTTTCCTATAAAAATTCATGGTCAAGTAGATCGAGTAGACGAGTTAAACGGTGTTTTACGTATTATAGATTATAAAACGGGCATGGTTAGTAGTGGTGATTTACGAGTCGTAGAATTCGACAAATTAAGAGAAAAAGAGCAGCATAAAGCCATTCAGGTATTGTTATATGCTTATCTGTACACCAAAAGCAAAAAATACAATTTTAACAAACCTTTAGAAGGCGGTATTTATTCTTTTAAGAATTTAAATAGTGGTTTTTTATCAATTAACTTTTCATCGAACTATAGAAAACCAGATGTAGAAATCACCGAAGATAAATTAGAAGAATTTATTGTTGAGATAAAAACATATATTAAAGAGATGTATACCTTAGATATAGATTTTATTGAACCCGCAGATTTAAAATATTAA
- a CDS encoding MOSC domain-containing protein, producing MKIISTNIGERQEIDYKGTLVTTGIFKYSVAHPIFLNVEDVKGDAICDRENHGGVLQAVYGYSLKHYEYWKTVYPKVDFEMGIFGENLTIDDIDETKIHQGDTFKVGDTILEATVQRDPCYKLGVRFNNMSIVKKFWKTTFCGVYFKVLQTGSVKAGDEFIQIKSCPENPTIADLFVAKRILNGIK from the coding sequence GTGAAAATCATTTCAACAAATATTGGGGAACGACAAGAAATAGATTACAAAGGAACTTTAGTTACTACGGGTATTTTTAAGTATAGCGTTGCGCATCCTATTTTTTTAAATGTAGAAGATGTAAAAGGAGATGCTATTTGCGATAGAGAGAATCATGGAGGTGTTTTACAAGCAGTTTATGGTTATTCTTTAAAGCATTATGAATATTGGAAAACGGTGTACCCAAAGGTAGATTTTGAAATGGGTATTTTTGGAGAAAATTTAACCATTGATGATATTGATGAAACTAAAATTCATCAAGGTGATACTTTTAAAGTAGGTGACACCATTTTAGAAGCAACAGTACAGAGAGATCCTTGTTATAAATTAGGTGTTCGTTTTAATAATATGAGCATTGTAAAAAAGTTTTGGAAAACTACTTTTTGTGGTGTTTATTTTAAAGTTTTACAAACAGGTTCTGTAAAGGCTGGTGACGAGTTTATTCAAATAAAAAGTTGCCCGGAAAACCCAACAATTGCAGACTTATTTGTTGCAAAAAGAATTCTAAACGGAATTAAATAA
- a CDS encoding lysophospholipid acyltransferase family protein, whose protein sequence is MKILSYIISPIFILVFFLSLLIFHPLQWLGLKLFGYKGHQLVVDYMNWFLSKTLLILGVVVRVENKHKLPEDCSLVFVSNHQSMFDISPISWAFRKHHPKFVSKKELGKGIPSISFNLRHGGAALIDRKDPKQAISALIAFSKRIKENKWGAVIFPEGTRSRDGKPKQFAINGLKVITKVNKEGYIVPITINNSWKIFKYGKFPLGLGNPIIFTVHQPVKINSLPFDELLEKTESVIKEHIK, encoded by the coding sequence ATGAAAATTTTAAGCTACATAATATCACCAATTTTCATATTGGTGTTTTTTTTAAGTCTACTCATATTTCATCCATTGCAATGGTTGGGGTTAAAGTTGTTTGGATATAAAGGACATCAGTTGGTAGTAGACTATATGAACTGGTTTTTATCTAAGACACTTTTAATTTTAGGAGTCGTTGTAAGGGTAGAGAATAAGCATAAGTTACCAGAAGACTGTTCGCTAGTTTTTGTTTCTAATCATCAAAGTATGTTTGATATTTCGCCAATTAGTTGGGCGTTTAGAAAACACCATCCAAAATTTGTATCTAAAAAAGAGTTAGGTAAAGGCATACCAAGTATTTCATTTAACCTAAGACATGGCGGTGCAGCATTAATAGATAGAAAAGATCCAAAACAAGCAATTTCTGCTTTAATAGCCTTTTCTAAACGGATAAAAGAAAATAAATGGGGAGCTGTTATTTTTCCGGAAGGAACAAGAAGTAGAGACGGTAAACCAAAACAATTTGCAATAAACGGTCTAAAAGTAATCACTAAAGTCAATAAAGAGGGCTATATTGTGCCGATTACCATAAATAATTCGTGGAAAATTTTTAAATACGGAAAATTTCCATTAGGTTTAGGTAATCCAATTATATTTACTGTTCATCAACCTGTAAAAATAAATTCTTTACCTTTTGATGAATTATTAGAAAAAACAGAATCAGTTATTAAAGAACACATAAAATAA